The following are encoded in a window of Nocardioides houyundeii genomic DNA:
- the fliG gene encoding flagellar motor switch protein FliG, translating to MTAAVAQKGLRKTAVMLIQLGRERAGQVLAHFSPEEVEAVSAEIARLTWVSAEESELVLGEFRDLLVARTHISRGGIDLARELLEGSLGVERASEVMERLNAMAVQMPFQFLHRADPAQLRSFIADEHPQVIALVLAHMTADKASLVLSGLPPEQQAQVAHRIAVMDRTSPEIVKAVESTLERKLSSMLQPAEMSRVGGLDPLVNIINRSDRSTERQIVEGLEALDNSLAEEVRSRMFMFEDIVGLDDRSVQQVLREVDGSDLALALKGIEDGPVRSKITGNLSERAAENLLEEVELLGPVRLTQVEEARQGIIRTIRKLEEQGQILVRRGSDDEFVD from the coding sequence GTGACCGCCGCCGTCGCCCAGAAGGGCCTGCGCAAGACCGCAGTCATGCTGATCCAGCTCGGCCGGGAGCGCGCCGGCCAGGTGCTGGCCCACTTCAGTCCCGAGGAGGTGGAGGCGGTCTCCGCCGAGATCGCCCGCCTCACCTGGGTCAGCGCCGAGGAGAGCGAGCTCGTCCTGGGCGAGTTCCGCGACCTGCTGGTCGCCCGCACCCACATCTCCCGCGGTGGCATCGACCTGGCCCGCGAGCTGCTCGAGGGCAGCCTCGGGGTGGAGCGTGCCAGCGAGGTCATGGAGCGCCTCAACGCCATGGCCGTGCAGATGCCCTTCCAGTTCCTGCACCGCGCCGACCCGGCGCAGCTGCGCTCCTTCATCGCCGACGAGCACCCGCAGGTGATCGCCCTGGTGCTGGCGCACATGACCGCCGACAAGGCGTCCCTGGTGCTCTCCGGCCTGCCGCCGGAGCAGCAGGCCCAGGTGGCCCACCGGATCGCGGTGATGGACCGCACGTCCCCCGAGATCGTCAAGGCGGTCGAGTCGACCCTGGAGCGCAAGCTCTCCTCGATGCTGCAGCCCGCCGAGATGTCGCGCGTGGGCGGCCTGGACCCGCTGGTCAACATCATCAACCGCTCCGACCGGTCCACCGAGCGCCAGATCGTGGAGGGCCTGGAGGCCCTCGACAACTCGCTGGCCGAGGAGGTCCGCAGCCGGATGTTCATGTTCGAGGACATCGTCGGGCTCGACGACCGCTCGGTGCAGCAGGTGCTGCGCGAGGTCGACGGCTCCGACCTGGCGCTCGCGCTCAAGGGCATCGAGGACGGGCCGGTGCGCAGCAAGATCACCGGCAACCTCTCCGAGCGTGCCGCGGAGAACCTGCTCGAGGAGGTCGAGCTGCTCGGGCCGGTCCGCCTCACCCAGGTCGAGGAGGCCCGCCAGGGCATCATCCGCACCATCCGCAAGCTGGAGGAGCAGGGCCAGATCCTGGTGCGCCGAGGGAGCGATGATGAGTTCGTCGACTGA
- a CDS encoding FliH/SctL family protein produces MSSSTDALEVTTAFTPHETPTITVVRQPELRRGEWTRLGPGSLLGDEAAEQTLADVADQAHAAASAQGYSVGWAQGLRRAAEATAAAAAAQAEAGELDRARHEAEHAAAVQALTNAADELHSALAAVTARVEVQATELAWALTQELVGREVRTVSGADVVRRVLALTPEGPIALVHLHPDHVGDPAVADLVTRGVRVVGDPALGRADAVVEVEDHALDLRVESALARVRQVLA; encoded by the coding sequence ATGAGTTCGTCGACTGACGCGCTCGAGGTGACCACCGCGTTCACCCCGCACGAGACGCCCACGATCACCGTGGTCCGCCAGCCCGAGCTGCGCCGCGGCGAGTGGACCCGGCTCGGCCCCGGCAGCCTGCTCGGCGACGAGGCGGCGGAGCAGACCCTGGCCGACGTCGCCGACCAGGCGCACGCCGCCGCGAGCGCCCAGGGATACTCCGTGGGCTGGGCCCAGGGACTGCGCCGTGCCGCCGAGGCCACCGCGGCCGCGGCCGCGGCGCAGGCCGAGGCCGGCGAGCTGGACCGGGCGCGCCACGAGGCCGAGCACGCCGCCGCGGTGCAGGCCCTGACCAACGCCGCCGACGAGCTGCACTCCGCCCTCGCGGCGGTCACCGCCCGGGTGGAGGTCCAGGCGACCGAGCTCGCCTGGGCGCTCACGCAGGAGCTGGTGGGCCGCGAGGTCCGGACCGTCTCCGGCGCCGACGTGGTACGCCGGGTGCTCGCCCTGACCCCCGAGGGCCCGATCGCCCTGGTCCACCTGCACCCCGACCACGTGGGCGACCCCGCGGTCGCCGACCTGGTGACCCGCGGCGTCCGGGTGGTGGGCGACCCCGCCCTGGGTCGTGCCGACGCCGTCGTCGAGGTCGAGGACCACGCGCTGGACCTGCGGGTCGAGAGCGCCCTGGCCCGGGTCCGGCAGGTGCTGGCATGA
- a CDS encoding FliI/YscN family ATPase, with translation MSALTAAVHESALGATTPLRMGRVTEILGLHLLVTGLKAAVGDLVEIDAASPVLAEVGASSADGLVCLPLGPTTGLTAGALVRHTGGPLRIHVGEELRGRVLDGLGRPIDGGPSLDHLPLVSVDHATPGPLSRPRIDTQVGLGVRALDSLTPCGRGQRIGIMAGSGVGKSSLLSMIARGTDAEVCVLALVGERGREVREFIEADLGPEGLARSVVVVATSDAPPVERLRAAFVATRIAESFRDAGRDVVLMMDSLTRVAMAQREIGLSAGEPPATRGYPPSVFALLPRLLERAGTSPAGSITGLYTVLVEGDDMQDPIGDTARSILDGHVVLSRRLATSGHFPSIDVLESISRLTTAVTTPAQRGAATRLRRMLAAHRDVRELVEIGAYVRGADADADAALSLMPRINAFLRQDMDDVTDTDHTWQQLHELVGG, from the coding sequence ATGAGTGCGCTGACCGCCGCCGTGCACGAGAGCGCCCTCGGCGCCACGACCCCGCTGCGGATGGGCCGGGTCACCGAGATCCTGGGCCTGCACCTGCTCGTCACCGGGCTGAAGGCGGCGGTGGGCGACCTGGTCGAGATCGACGCCGCCTCCCCCGTCCTGGCCGAGGTGGGAGCCAGCAGTGCCGACGGCCTGGTCTGCCTGCCCCTGGGACCGACCACCGGGCTCACCGCCGGGGCGCTGGTCCGGCACACCGGTGGGCCGCTACGGATCCACGTGGGCGAGGAGCTGCGCGGCCGGGTGCTCGACGGACTGGGGCGACCCATCGACGGCGGCCCCTCCCTGGACCACCTGCCCCTGGTCAGCGTCGACCACGCCACTCCCGGTCCGCTCAGCCGTCCCCGCATCGACACCCAGGTCGGGCTGGGCGTGCGCGCCCTGGACTCGCTGACCCCCTGCGGCCGCGGCCAGCGCATCGGCATCATGGCCGGCTCCGGGGTGGGCAAGTCGAGCCTGCTCTCGATGATCGCCCGCGGCACCGACGCCGAGGTGTGCGTCCTGGCCCTGGTCGGCGAGCGGGGCCGTGAGGTCCGCGAGTTCATCGAGGCCGACCTGGGTCCCGAGGGCCTGGCCCGGTCGGTGGTCGTGGTGGCCACCTCCGACGCCCCGCCGGTGGAGCGGCTGCGCGCCGCGTTCGTGGCCACCCGGATCGCTGAGTCCTTCCGCGACGCCGGCCGCGACGTGGTGCTGATGATGGACAGCCTGACCCGGGTCGCCATGGCCCAGCGCGAGATCGGCCTCTCCGCCGGCGAGCCGCCGGCCACGCGCGGCTACCCGCCGAGCGTGTTCGCGCTGCTGCCCCGGCTGCTGGAGCGGGCCGGCACCTCCCCGGCCGGCAGCATCACCGGCCTCTACACCGTGCTCGTGGAGGGCGACGACATGCAGGACCCGATCGGGGACACCGCACGGTCCATCCTCGACGGGCACGTGGTGCTCTCGCGGCGCCTGGCCACCTCCGGGCACTTCCCCAGCATCGACGTGCTGGAGTCGATCTCGCGACTCACCACGGCGGTCACGACCCCCGCCCAGCGCGGTGCCGCCACCCGGCTGCGCCGGATGCTGGCCGCGCACCGCGACGTCCGGGAGCTGGTCGAGATCGGCGCCTACGTGCGTGGCGCGGACGCCGACGCCGACGCGGCCCTGAGCCTGATGCCCCGGATCAACGCCTTCCTGCGCCAGGACATGGACGACGTCACCGACACCGACCACACCTGGCAGCAGCTGCACGAGCTGGTGGGCGGATGA
- a CDS encoding flagellar FliJ family protein — MSRGEHDRGMRAVERVRSVRERDSRLGLQQAAAEQARHQARLDDLERRLAESSQWSEGDTWTYLALRGSLLALGETIADAGATLEASSRITAAARSHWTQDKTRLSAVESLLERRVLARQAARRRAEARELDDIAAQLWSRGRGAAAAGATSEEAVAG; from the coding sequence ATGAGCCGCGGCGAGCACGACCGCGGGATGCGGGCCGTCGAGCGGGTGCGCAGCGTCCGGGAGCGCGACAGCCGCCTCGGCCTGCAGCAGGCCGCGGCCGAGCAGGCCCGGCACCAGGCACGGCTGGACGACCTCGAGCGTCGCCTGGCCGAGAGCAGCCAGTGGAGCGAGGGCGACACCTGGACCTACCTGGCCCTGCGCGGCTCGCTGCTGGCACTCGGCGAGACGATCGCCGACGCCGGGGCGACCCTGGAGGCCTCGAGCCGGATCACTGCGGCCGCGCGCTCCCACTGGACCCAGGACAAGACCCGCCTCTCGGCCGTGGAGTCGCTGCTGGAGCGCCGTGTCCTGGCACGGCAGGCAGCACGCCGACGCGCCGAGGCACGCGAGCTCGACGACATCGCCGCGCAGCTGTGGAGCCGCGGCCGCGGTGCTGCCGCCGCCGGGGCCACCAGCGAAGAGGCGGTGGCCGGATGA
- a CDS encoding transglycosylase SLT domain-containing protein: MSVADVTARIAQIQGQLGLLSPSRTSTSTSTAFADMLGTATTSADSVTTAPTVGYASPTTGGAADGSAVVEEAKKYLGLPYVWGGTDPTKGLDCSGLVQVVYKNLGYDLPRVSFQQAASGRPVASMAEAQPGDLIAWDNSSRNNGVDHIAIYIGGGKMIEAPRTGLDVRIVDVPSTPDVIRRILPDSAASSASFSTAAPGSTGVPVTFSGPAPAGDSAPYAALFDAAAARYGVPAQLLSAVAKQESGYDPAAVSPAGAQGLMQLMPGTAQGLGVTDSFDPGQAVDGAARLLSDLLGRFGRTDLALAAYNAGPGAVMRYDGVPPYAETQNYVSSVMSMLGGAR; encoded by the coding sequence ATGAGCGTCGCCGACGTGACCGCCCGGATCGCTCAGATCCAGGGACAGCTGGGCCTGCTGTCGCCCAGCCGGACCTCGACCTCCACCTCCACGGCGTTCGCCGACATGCTGGGCACCGCCACCACCAGCGCGGACTCCGTCACCACCGCGCCGACGGTCGGCTACGCCAGCCCCACCACGGGCGGCGCCGCGGACGGGTCGGCGGTGGTCGAGGAGGCCAAGAAGTACCTCGGCCTGCCCTACGTCTGGGGTGGCACCGACCCCACCAAGGGCCTGGACTGCTCGGGCCTGGTGCAGGTCGTCTACAAGAACCTGGGCTACGACCTGCCCCGGGTCTCCTTCCAGCAGGCCGCCTCCGGCCGGCCGGTGGCCAGCATGGCCGAGGCCCAGCCCGGCGACCTGATCGCCTGGGACAACTCCAGCCGCAACAACGGCGTCGACCACATCGCGATCTACATCGGCGGCGGCAAGATGATCGAGGCGCCGCGCACCGGCCTCGACGTCCGGATCGTCGACGTGCCCTCCACCCCCGACGTGATCCGCCGGATCCTGCCGGACAGCGCCGCGAGCAGCGCGTCGTTCAGCACCGCGGCGCCCGGGTCCACCGGGGTCCCGGTCACCTTCAGCGGACCCGCCCCGGCCGGCGACAGCGCCCCGTACGCCGCGCTGTTCGACGCGGCAGCCGCACGGTACGGCGTGCCCGCGCAGCTGCTCTCCGCCGTCGCCAAGCAGGAGTCGGGCTACGACCCGGCCGCGGTGAGCCCGGCCGGGGCCCAGGGCCTGATGCAGCTGATGCCCGGCACCGCCCAGGGCCTGGGGGTCACCGACTCCTTCGACCCCGGCCAGGCCGTCGACGGCGCCGCCCGGCTGCTCAGCGACCTGCTGGGCCGCTTCGGCCGCACCGACCTGGCGCTGGCCGCCTACAACGCCGGTCCCGGAGCGGTGATGCGCTACGACGGCGTCCCGCCGTACGCCGAGACCCAGAACTACGTCAGCTCCGTGATGTCGATGCTCGGGGGTGCCCGGTGA
- a CDS encoding flagellar hook-length control protein FliK — translation MTALTQALPAATAMLGQTTPTGAPVPAENGGAFLALLVAALPVAEPVAEPAGQPVVEPTAGEIPGEVPGEVPEEVVDQVVEEVPPEGDQVGQVPAQLVAQLAAQLSGRFALLLPAAGGSVAGPGPVTEAAAEAVTDAAGAGPLAAAREAGSALPAPTDSAYPLPTSVPTSLPQAAAPADPGGAAGRDRSGDQATPGVDLTGMTPVATVVPTPGPTATGTQPTAAAAAVAGQVFTEVTQLVSRGDGTHRITLTLSPEALGDVRVILTVRNGEVHVTFAAGDQARQALIESTPELVRLLELVGATETKVAVRDHGPQTAPGTDPRFGAGPGTSDGRREPQTHHARTREGQNATDGTTRGTRAHALPHEPATRTRSAGLDVTV, via the coding sequence GTGACCGCCCTGACGCAGGCCCTGCCGGCGGCCACCGCGATGCTGGGCCAGACCACCCCGACCGGTGCCCCGGTGCCGGCGGAGAACGGGGGCGCCTTCCTGGCGCTGCTGGTGGCGGCCCTGCCGGTCGCCGAGCCGGTCGCCGAGCCCGCCGGTCAGCCGGTGGTCGAGCCCACCGCCGGCGAGATCCCCGGCGAGGTCCCCGGGGAAGTCCCCGAGGAGGTCGTCGACCAGGTCGTCGAGGAGGTCCCGCCGGAGGGGGACCAGGTCGGGCAGGTCCCGGCGCAGCTGGTGGCCCAGCTCGCGGCTCAGCTCTCGGGCCGGTTCGCGCTGCTGCTGCCGGCCGCGGGCGGGTCCGTTGCCGGCCCCGGCCCTGTCACCGAGGCTGCCGCCGAGGCTGTCACCGACGCCGCCGGTGCTGGCCCGCTGGCGGCCGCGAGGGAGGCGGGCTCGGCCCTGCCCGCCCCGACCGACTCCGCCTACCCGCTCCCCACCTCAGTCCCCACCTCGCTCCCGCAAGCGGCGGCTCCGGCAGATCCCGGCGGGGCGGCCGGCCGCGACCGGTCCGGCGACCAGGCGACCCCCGGGGTGGACCTGACGGGCATGACGCCGGTCGCCACCGTGGTCCCGACCCCCGGGCCGACCGCGACCGGGACGCAGCCCACCGCGGCGGCCGCTGCGGTGGCCGGCCAGGTCTTCACCGAGGTCACCCAGCTGGTGAGCCGCGGCGACGGCACCCACCGGATCACCCTGACCCTGAGCCCGGAGGCGCTCGGCGACGTCCGGGTGATCCTGACGGTGCGCAACGGCGAGGTCCACGTGACCTTCGCCGCCGGCGACCAGGCCCGGCAGGCGCTGATCGAGAGCACGCCCGAGCTGGTGCGGCTGCTCGAGCTGGTCGGCGCCACCGAGACCAAGGTGGCCGTCCGGGACCACGGACCGCAGACCGCTCCCGGGACCGACCCGCGCTTCGGCGCCGGTCCCGGCACTTCCGACGGACGTCGGGAGCCACAGACCCACCACGCACGGACGCGTGAGGGACAGAACGCCACGGACGGCACCACTCGCGGGACCAGGGCTCACGCCCTCCCGCACGAGCCGGCCACCCGGACCCGCAGCGCGGGTCTCGACGTGACCGTGTGA
- a CDS encoding flagellar hook assembly protein FlgD, which translates to MSIQATESVSPSLFGAPTAAPSQSATADKDMFLNLLVAQMRYQDPLNPTDSGQFLAQSAQFTALEKMQAVADQTAMLVASQMAFGATGLVGRDVTWTDATTGATSSGLVQGVTFSTEGPLLDVGGQQVPLALVATVGTTGSSTSSPTSSPTSATVPPAVPDFQ; encoded by the coding sequence GTGTCGATCCAGGCCACCGAGTCTGTGTCGCCGAGCCTGTTCGGGGCACCGACGGCAGCGCCGTCGCAGTCCGCGACGGCTGACAAGGACATGTTCCTGAACCTGCTGGTCGCGCAGATGCGCTACCAGGACCCGCTCAACCCCACCGACTCCGGACAGTTCCTGGCCCAGTCGGCGCAGTTCACGGCCCTGGAGAAGATGCAGGCCGTGGCTGACCAGACCGCGATGCTGGTCGCCAGCCAGATGGCCTTCGGGGCCACCGGGCTGGTCGGCCGCGACGTCACCTGGACCGATGCCACCACCGGCGCCACCAGCAGCGGCCTGGTCCAGGGCGTCACCTTCAGCACCGAGGGCCCGCTCCTCGACGTCGGCGGACAGCAGGTGCCGCTGGCCCTGGTGGCCACCGTCGGCACCACTGGCTCATCGACCAGCAGCCCGACCAGCAGCCCGACCAGCGCCACCGTCCCCCCCGCCGTCCCCGACTTCCAGTGA
- a CDS encoding flagellar hook-basal body complex protein: MLRSLFSGISGLRANQTMLDVTGNNIANANTTGFKGSTTVFSDTLSQVMTGAGAANANRGGTNPFQVGLGVQVATTATNLTQGSEQATGRATDLMLSGDGMFVIRKGNEQLYTRAGAFTFDVSGSLVSPDGSRVQGYALDATGNRTGGLVDVSLSTAGAVPPVPGGVELTSYDIGTDGKVRGLFSDGIQRDLAQVAIADFTNPMGLEKVGGTAFRASANSGDAQLGTAGEGRRGAVKGGALEMSNVDLAAEFTNLILAQRGFQASSRVITTSDQVLEELVNIKR; this comes from the coding sequence ATGCTTCGTTCACTCTTCTCCGGCATCTCCGGACTCCGCGCCAACCAGACCATGCTCGACGTGACCGGCAACAACATCGCCAACGCCAACACGACCGGGTTCAAGGGCTCCACCACCGTCTTCTCCGACACCTTGAGCCAGGTGATGACCGGCGCCGGCGCCGCCAACGCCAACCGCGGCGGGACCAACCCGTTCCAGGTGGGCCTGGGCGTGCAGGTCGCGACGACCGCGACCAACCTGACCCAGGGCTCGGAGCAGGCGACCGGCCGGGCCACCGACCTGATGCTGTCCGGCGACGGGATGTTCGTGATCCGCAAGGGCAACGAGCAGCTCTACACCCGCGCCGGCGCCTTCACCTTCGACGTCTCCGGCAGCCTGGTCTCCCCCGACGGCAGCCGGGTGCAGGGCTACGCCCTGGACGCCACCGGCAACCGCACCGGGGGCCTGGTCGACGTCTCCCTGAGCACCGCCGGTGCGGTCCCGCCCGTGCCCGGCGGCGTCGAGCTGACGTCGTACGACATCGGCACCGACGGCAAGGTCCGCGGGCTGTTCTCCGACGGCATCCAGCGCGACCTGGCCCAGGTCGCGATCGCCGACTTCACCAACCCGATGGGCCTGGAGAAGGTCGGCGGCACCGCCTTCCGCGCCTCGGCCAACTCCGGCGACGCCCAGCTCGGCACCGCCGGCGAGGGACGTCGCGGCGCCGTCAAGGGCGGCGCCCTGGAGATGTCGAACGTGGACCTGGCCGCCGAGTTCACCAACCTGATCCTGGCCCAGCGCGGCTTCCAGGCCAGCTCGCGGGTGATCACCACCTCCGACCAGGTGCTGGAGGAGCTGGTGAACATCAAGCGCTGA
- a CDS encoding flagellar FlbD family protein, whose product MIMLTRLSGSRFVLNSDLIERVDATPDTVISLTDGTKYVVSESLTQVIAAVRTFRSEIVALSAYVPPDPEHLFFAHLNQDSPHLAPVAPLHREAAGRRDHQES is encoded by the coding sequence ATGATCATGCTCACCCGACTCTCGGGATCGAGGTTCGTCCTCAACTCCGACCTCATCGAGCGCGTCGACGCCACCCCCGACACCGTCATCTCGCTGACCGACGGCACCAAGTACGTCGTCTCCGAGAGCCTCACCCAGGTCATCGCCGCCGTGCGCACCTTCCGCAGCGAGATCGTCGCCCTCTCGGCGTACGTCCCGCCGGACCCCGAGCACCTCTTCTTCGCCCACCTGAACCAGGACTCGCCCCACCTGGCACCAGTCGCGCCGCTGCACCGCGAGGCTGCCGGCCGCCGCGACCACCAGGAGTCCTGA
- a CDS encoding flagellar motor protein has product MDPATLIGLVLAFVIIIVSNVMEGGNPASMLLLPPMLLVFGATLAITFAGGTVADGKHAVKAFKRALTAKAPNSADLVPTVVSLAERARRDGLLALEDSLREIDDPFLVKGMTLAIDGTDPDEVREILEAEVYAKRSQDKHAAKFFGDAGAYAPTIGIVGTVMGLVHVLENLAEPEKLGHLIAAAFLATLWGVMSANAIWLPISSRLKRLSELEANRMEVAIEGVAAIQAGSNPRVVAQKLISLLPAGQHAEAA; this is encoded by the coding sequence ATGGATCCGGCAACCCTGATCGGCCTGGTCCTGGCCTTCGTCATCATCATCGTCTCCAACGTGATGGAGGGCGGGAACCCCGCCTCGATGCTGCTGCTCCCGCCGATGCTGCTGGTCTTCGGCGCCACCTTGGCCATCACCTTCGCCGGTGGCACGGTGGCCGACGGCAAGCACGCGGTGAAGGCCTTCAAGCGGGCCCTCACCGCCAAGGCCCCCAACTCCGCCGACCTGGTGCCGACCGTGGTCTCGCTGGCCGAGCGCGCCCGGCGCGACGGGCTGCTGGCGCTGGAGGACTCGCTGCGCGAGATCGACGACCCGTTCCTGGTCAAGGGGATGACCCTGGCCATCGACGGCACCGACCCCGACGAGGTCCGCGAGATCCTGGAGGCGGAGGTCTACGCCAAGCGGTCCCAGGACAAGCACGCGGCCAAGTTCTTCGGCGACGCCGGCGCGTACGCCCCGACCATCGGCATCGTGGGCACCGTGATGGGCCTGGTGCACGTGCTGGAGAACCTCGCCGAGCCGGAGAAGCTCGGGCACCTCATCGCCGCGGCCTTCCTCGCCACCCTGTGGGGCGTGATGTCGGCCAACGCCATCTGGCTGCCGATCAGCAGCCGCCTCAAGCGGCTCAGCGAGCTCGAGGCCAACCGCATGGAGGTGGCGATCGAGGGGGTCGCGGCCATCCAGGCCGGGTCCAACCCGCGGGTGGTCGCCCAGAAGCTGATCTCGCTGCTCCCCGCCGGCCAGCACGCCGAGGCGGCTTGA
- a CDS encoding OmpA/MotB family protein — protein sequence MAARKRREPEEEHENHERWLVTYADMVTLLMVLFIVMFSMSAVDEKKFSALKEGLAAGFGVSAAVMDGSESLLDNPGSAAVQTLTPDQYRELSPKEQTAVTEAVAEQERLRSQRAYADAEAEANRLEELRRELHRALSAKGLQDDVVATIDDRGLVVSLVSRHVVFEANLADLTARGRLVVDTLAKVLKPIPDPLQVDGHTNQVPVKPKYFDTDWDLSAARSITVLRHLNEDQGIASTRLTATAFGHEKPLVPVDEPGSQRINKRVDIVVLSSLPAETRELLEEAAQDQQGGRT from the coding sequence ATGGCCGCGCGCAAGCGTCGTGAGCCCGAGGAGGAGCACGAGAACCACGAGCGCTGGCTGGTGACCTACGCCGACATGGTCACCCTGCTGATGGTGCTGTTCATCGTGATGTTCTCCATGAGCGCGGTGGACGAGAAGAAGTTCAGCGCCCTCAAGGAGGGCCTGGCCGCCGGCTTCGGCGTCTCCGCCGCGGTGATGGACGGCTCGGAGTCCCTGCTGGACAACCCCGGCAGCGCCGCGGTCCAGACGCTCACCCCCGACCAGTACCGCGAGCTCTCTCCCAAGGAGCAGACCGCGGTCACCGAGGCCGTGGCCGAGCAGGAGCGCCTGCGCTCCCAGCGGGCGTACGCCGACGCGGAGGCCGAGGCGAACCGGCTCGAGGAGCTGCGGCGCGAGCTGCACCGGGCGCTGTCGGCCAAGGGACTCCAGGACGACGTGGTGGCCACCATCGACGACCGCGGGCTGGTGGTCAGCCTGGTCTCGCGCCACGTCGTGTTCGAGGCCAACCTGGCCGACCTCACCGCCCGCGGGCGACTGGTCGTCGACACCCTGGCCAAGGTCTTGAAGCCGATCCCGGACCCCCTGCAGGTGGACGGCCACACCAACCAGGTGCCGGTGAAGCCGAAGTACTTCGACACCGACTGGGACCTCTCCGCCGCCCGCTCCATCACCGTGCTGCGCCACCTCAACGAGGACCAGGGCATCGCCAGCACCCGGCTGACCGCGACGGCCTTCGGGCACGAGAAGCCCCTGGTCCCCGTGGACGAGCCGGGCTCGCAGCGGATCAACAAGCGCGTCGACATCGTGGTGCTCTCCTCCCTCCCTGCCGAGACGCGGGAGCTGCTCGAGGAGGCCGCCCAGGACCAACAAGGAGGCAGGACATGA
- a CDS encoding flagellar basal body-associated FliL family protein yields the protein MTVTAMTPPGAATRPPEDEESAGKGGGKKKKLLIIAVVLLVLGGAGWFFFLKPSGPTEPVAGEVMTLEPMQLNLAAGHYLRLGMALQLVEGAHELDGSKALDAAITIFSGHPVSEVVKPEQREELRAELMAELEHSYHGDVMEVYFTEFVTQ from the coding sequence ATGACCGTGACGGCAATGACGCCCCCCGGCGCCGCGACCCGGCCGCCCGAGGACGAGGAGAGCGCCGGCAAGGGCGGCGGAAAGAAGAAGAAGCTGCTGATCATCGCGGTGGTGCTGCTGGTGCTGGGCGGAGCGGGCTGGTTCTTCTTCCTCAAGCCGTCCGGTCCCACCGAGCCGGTCGCGGGCGAGGTGATGACGCTGGAGCCGATGCAGCTCAACCTGGCCGCGGGCCACTACCTGCGGCTGGGGATGGCGCTCCAGCTCGTCGAGGGGGCCCACGAGCTGGACGGCAGCAAGGCCCTGGACGCCGCGATCACCATCTTCAGCGGTCACCCGGTCTCCGAGGTGGTCAAGCCCGAGCAGCGCGAGGAGCTGCGCGCCGAGCTGATGGCCGAGCTCGAGCACAGCTATCACGGGGACGTGATGGAGGTGTACTTCACCGAGTTCGTCACCCAGTAG
- a CDS encoding flagellar motor switch protein FliM, which translates to MLVTPPAPSSASRHGTSGTRARRRNREVEPVVYDFRRPIQLSREHSRILQLGFDSFARQATGVFTSWLRTVCSVQLLSINQVSYDDYIDSLHAPTYLMKLSAEPMTGLAMLEVPLAATMSCIDHMLGGPGSDKQPIRPLTEIEGNVLSGLIERLLSEMRYGLAAIADFELAPQGIEYSPQFAQIAGAADVMVVVNFDLRIGDGAHHLSVCLPFNGLLPHLAKAAAPAPVSDRELAKREQAAEVLRRQFAQVPVEVNVRLRATRLHPDALGALRIGDVVRLAHPASAPLDVCVDDTTFAHATAGAKGPRLAALIVGAPKETR; encoded by the coding sequence ATGCTCGTGACCCCTCCCGCGCCCTCCTCCGCGTCCCGCCACGGGACGTCGGGCACCCGGGCGCGCCGTCGCAACCGCGAGGTCGAGCCGGTCGTCTACGACTTCCGCCGACCCATCCAGCTCTCCCGCGAGCACTCCAGGATCCTGCAGCTGGGCTTCGACAGCTTCGCCCGTCAGGCCACCGGGGTCTTCACCTCCTGGCTGCGCACCGTCTGCTCGGTGCAGCTGCTCTCGATCAACCAGGTCAGCTACGACGACTACATCGACTCCCTGCACGCGCCGACCTACCTGATGAAGCTCTCGGCAGAGCCGATGACCGGCCTCGCCATGCTGGAGGTGCCGCTGGCGGCCACCATGAGCTGCATCGACCACATGCTCGGCGGGCCGGGGTCGGACAAGCAGCCGATCCGCCCCCTCACCGAGATCGAGGGCAACGTGCTCTCGGGCCTGATCGAGCGGCTGCTCAGCGAGATGCGCTACGGGTTGGCCGCGATCGCCGACTTCGAGCTGGCCCCCCAGGGCATCGAGTACAGCCCCCAGTTCGCCCAGATCGCCGGTGCCGCCGACGTAATGGTGGTGGTCAACTTCGACCTCCGCATCGGCGACGGAGCGCACCACCTCAGCGTCTGCCTGCCGTTCAACGGGCTGCTCCCCCACCTGGCCAAGGCGGCTGCACCGGCACCGGTCTCCGACCGCGAGCTGGCCAAGCGCGAGCAGGCGGCGGAGGTGCTGCGCCGGCAGTTCGCGCAGGTGCCCGTCGAGGTCAACGTGCGGCTACGAGCCACCCGCCTGCACCCCGACGCACTGGGGGCCCTGCGCATCGGGGACGTGGTGCGCCTGGCGCACCCCGCCTCAGCCCCGCTCGACGTCTGCGTCGACGACACGACGTTCGCCCATGCCACCGCGGGGGCCAAGGGCCCCCGTCTCGCCGCCCTGATCGTGGGCGCACCCAAGGAGACCCGATGA